A stretch of Pirellulales bacterium DNA encodes these proteins:
- a CDS encoding CPBP family intramembrane glutamic endopeptidase — MDDRPKRASRGLPLSLRWGAFLFTAAFPSIFTWVYFVVLDGSAPWVQQAAWLTGKLIQFGFPLTWVLFENIRKPPAERGTVPVFSADSEKGDSPRRFLQRLRLPAATRRGMMLGLGMGAAVAGIMLAAYFGGLAHSDFFAHAAEVLRNKLPAFGIDSPSRMIALGVFYSAIHSLLEEYYWRWFVFGQLRRLVPLPAAVVVSSLAFMGHHVIVLSIYLSWPGTAAASGCVAVGGALWAWLYQRSGSLYAPWVSHLLIDAAIFAIGYEMVFAPR, encoded by the coding sequence GTGGACGATCGACCGAAGCGCGCCTCGCGCGGGCTGCCGTTGTCGCTTCGCTGGGGAGCGTTTCTATTCACGGCGGCGTTTCCAAGCATATTCACCTGGGTCTACTTCGTGGTGTTGGACGGAAGCGCGCCCTGGGTGCAGCAAGCAGCTTGGTTGACCGGGAAGTTGATTCAATTTGGATTTCCGCTGACGTGGGTACTATTCGAGAACATTCGAAAACCGCCTGCGGAGAGGGGGACAGTCCCCGTTTTCTCCGCGGACTCCGAAAAGGGGGACAGTCCCCGGCGGTTTTTGCAGCGGTTGCGTCTGCCGGCGGCGACTCGCCGCGGAATGATGCTCGGTTTGGGAATGGGCGCGGCGGTGGCGGGAATCATGTTGGCCGCGTATTTTGGAGGGCTTGCTCATTCCGATTTTTTCGCTCATGCGGCGGAGGTACTGCGGAATAAGCTGCCGGCGTTTGGAATCGATAGCCCGAGCAGAATGATTGCGCTGGGAGTCTTCTATTCGGCGATCCATTCCTTGCTGGAGGAATACTACTGGCGGTGGTTCGTGTTCGGGCAATTGCGGCGGCTCGTTCCGCTGCCGGCGGCGGTCGTTGTGTCGAGCCTCGCGTTCATGGGGCATCATGTCATCGTGCTCTCGATCTACTTATCGTGGCCGGGGACGGCGGCGGCTTCGGGCTGCGTGGCGGTCGGCGGAGCGTTGTGGGCCTGGCTCTATCAGCGAAGCGGATCGCTTTATGCTCCGTGGGTTAGCCATCTACTCATCGACGCGGCCATCTTCGCCATCGGATATGAGATGGTCTTCGCGCCGCGATGA